Proteins co-encoded in one Paracrocinitomix mangrovi genomic window:
- a CDS encoding bifunctional heptose 7-phosphate kinase/heptose 1-phosphate adenyltransferase translates to MGSINTIFKNFQGKKIIVLGDVMVDTYIEGKVTRISPEAPVPVVNFKSRTSRLGGAANVALNLKSLGAEPIIYTIIGKDEEAEHFLKLINEAQLSARGIIQNDERITTVKTRVIGNNQQLVRVDHEKTDPISSSSEFTLINEIKDYCSKEDVAAIIFQDYNKGVLTPGLIEEIVKYANEEGIITTVDPKKENFFSYKDVTLFKPNLKELSEGTQVTIDLNEKDTFLEAVKVINKELNPKFTFVTMSEHGVYINEASKNHFIPAYPRLIADVSGAGDTVISVATLCLASGLDPKTIATLANLAGGLVCEKVGVVSIDKDELLKEAKDKI, encoded by the coding sequence ATGGGAAGCATCAACACGATATTTAAAAATTTTCAAGGCAAAAAAATTATTGTTTTAGGAGATGTAATGGTAGATACCTATATCGAAGGTAAAGTGACCAGAATTTCACCTGAAGCTCCTGTCCCGGTAGTAAACTTTAAAAGTAGAACTAGCCGTTTGGGAGGTGCAGCCAATGTTGCTTTGAATTTAAAATCGTTAGGTGCTGAACCTATTATATATACCATTATTGGTAAAGATGAGGAAGCAGAACATTTTTTAAAGTTGATCAATGAAGCTCAACTATCTGCAAGAGGAATTATTCAAAATGATGAGCGAATTACAACTGTTAAAACCAGAGTCATTGGAAACAATCAGCAATTGGTAAGGGTTGATCATGAAAAAACAGATCCTATTTCTTCATCATCTGAATTTACTTTGATCAATGAAATAAAAGATTACTGCAGTAAAGAAGATGTTGCAGCTATCATTTTTCAAGATTATAACAAAGGGGTTTTAACTCCGGGCTTAATTGAAGAAATAGTAAAGTATGCTAATGAAGAGGGAATAATTACTACAGTTGATCCTAAAAAGGAAAACTTTTTCTCTTACAAAGATGTTACATTATTCAAGCCTAATCTGAAAGAATTGTCAGAAGGGACGCAAGTAACTATTGATTTGAATGAAAAAGATACATTCCTGGAAGCAGTTAAGGTAATTAATAAAGAATTAAACCCGAAGTTCACTTTTGTTACCATGAGCGAACATGGAGTGTATATAAATGAAGCTTCAAAAAATCATTTTATCCCGGCATATCCACGACTTATTGCAGATGTGTCAGGAGCGGGAGATACAGTAATTAGTGTTGCAACCTTGTGTTTGGCGAGCGGATTAGATCCTAAAACCATTGCTACTTTGGCAAATTTAGCCGGTGGTTTGGTTTGTGAAAAAGTTGGAGTAGTGTCCATAGATAAGGACGAATTGTTGAAAGAAGCAAAAGATAAAATTTAA